In Luteitalea sp. TBR-22, one genomic interval encodes:
- a CDS encoding TonB-dependent receptor, with protein MRRTTYTVLLLAILALIAPTATAQEFRATVKGQVLDSSGAALPGATVSVQNVETNEIASTTTNEQGDYTVPFLRPGLYNVTVELAGFKKFASNGLRLQVSQVAEINAQLEVGAMTEEVTVTSEGPLLETSNASRGTVIDSARIAELPLQSRSPMALATLVAGVNYNGAAIYLRPFDNGALADFSMNGGQNRNNEFLLDGAPNNANQGGNNIAFVPPAEAVQEFKVAVNSYDAQYGRTAGGVVNMSLKSGTNSFHGVGYDYMRRKALAANSFLLNSRNLPKTDQYIDQYGFSVDGPIWKNKTFFLFTGERYREGTPSPLNSTVPTEAFKNGDFSGLVDQNGRQIIIYDPATGRDVNGVWTRDPFPGNIIPADRISPTARAIMKYYPTPNYQLAGAAPWQNNLDYPEHFNRDVFWNWVGKVDHNFSPNDRVFFRWGENERNEIRNTTAIRSGPAQNGQLPLWRANRALVGDWVHIFGAGTVFNLRASYTYFLEWSYSEESLGFDSTEFWPSSLVSQMPSKAVNGIFPVINMEEYVQLSRGSSPNRNRNYSLQPNISMTRGKHNIRAGLDLRSTNVFNENYNNSGGNISFTRQFTRSTLNSTSVLEGNAFASFLLGAPSGGNVDVNPMPHYNWMYVAPWVQDDWRITDKLTLNLGFRWDYNSAVSEENNMLNYVFDPTIVNPVSARVGQQVMGGLTFAGVNGAPEQPYRLDKNNYQARAGFAYSLNDKTVIRGGYGKFFLNPTTQGYNAGFSNSTPLIASNDGGRTPTYNLSNPWPSGIQDAPGNSLGALTFLGRNPNFVNPDFIVPNVHQFSIGFQRELPWRISLDVTYAGSRSYDLEGNWGGYNEPSAEFQARCDVTLGGSRTFCDQQIPNPYFGVPGFEGTNRFTAANLSRFELARPYNAFGGITQSQQNLGKMQYDSFQFVANKRMAKGVTVNVGYTYVPRWTETGANQSGGTVGDAFVDNVSRLLHEGPYYSHREHRVVATGVWELPWYRGEKSVLGYLLGGWSVAPAFVYQTGQPWNMPGNIDLAPGVNLKDVALAGKKDGQFIYGVKPCVAQRNATTGNYDLLSVSQSYGCTQPYFLVREAFQRRTAMFRYDEFRRPGYWQVDMNLAKTTQITNRLRFQFRLEAFNLLNSPMYDERDYNQTVTSADFGRINRNVTSQSNFQRFIQLGFRLIW; from the coding sequence ATGCGGAGAACCACTTACACGGTCCTGTTGCTCGCGATCCTGGCGCTGATCGCCCCCACTGCGACAGCGCAGGAGTTCCGCGCGACAGTGAAGGGACAGGTGCTGGACAGTAGCGGCGCGGCCCTGCCGGGTGCGACGGTGTCCGTGCAGAACGTCGAGACGAACGAAATCGCCTCGACCACGACCAACGAGCAGGGCGACTACACCGTGCCCTTCCTTCGGCCCGGTCTGTACAACGTCACGGTGGAACTGGCGGGTTTCAAGAAGTTCGCCAGCAACGGCCTGCGCCTGCAGGTGAGCCAGGTGGCCGAGATCAACGCGCAGCTCGAGGTCGGCGCGATGACCGAGGAGGTCACCGTCACCAGCGAAGGCCCGTTGCTGGAGACCAGCAACGCCAGCCGCGGCACGGTCATCGACAGCGCGCGCATCGCCGAGCTGCCGTTGCAATCACGCAGCCCGATGGCCCTGGCGACGCTGGTCGCCGGCGTCAACTACAACGGCGCGGCGATCTACCTCCGTCCGTTCGACAACGGCGCGCTGGCCGACTTCTCGATGAACGGCGGCCAGAACCGCAACAACGAGTTCCTGCTCGACGGCGCCCCCAACAACGCCAACCAGGGCGGCAACAACATCGCGTTCGTGCCGCCCGCCGAGGCGGTGCAGGAGTTCAAGGTCGCGGTCAACTCCTACGACGCGCAGTACGGCCGCACCGCCGGCGGCGTCGTCAACATGTCGCTGAAGTCGGGCACCAACTCCTTCCACGGCGTCGGCTACGACTACATGCGGCGCAAGGCGCTCGCCGCCAACTCCTTCCTCCTCAACTCCCGCAACCTGCCCAAGACCGACCAGTACATCGATCAGTACGGGTTCAGCGTCGACGGGCCGATCTGGAAGAACAAGACGTTCTTCCTGTTCACGGGCGAGCGGTACCGGGAGGGCACGCCGTCGCCCCTGAACTCGACGGTGCCGACCGAGGCGTTCAAGAACGGCGACTTCAGCGGCCTGGTCGACCAGAACGGGCGGCAGATCATCATCTACGACCCGGCCACCGGCCGCGACGTCAACGGCGTGTGGACGCGCGATCCGTTCCCCGGCAACATCATCCCGGCCGACCGCATCTCGCCGACCGCGCGGGCGATCATGAAGTACTACCCGACGCCGAACTACCAGCTGGCCGGCGCGGCCCCGTGGCAGAACAACCTGGACTATCCCGAGCACTTCAACCGCGACGTGTTCTGGAACTGGGTCGGCAAGGTCGACCACAACTTCAGCCCGAACGACCGCGTGTTCTTCCGCTGGGGCGAGAACGAGCGCAACGAGATCCGCAACACCACGGCGATCCGGAGCGGTCCGGCGCAGAACGGCCAGTTGCCGCTGTGGCGCGCCAACCGTGCCCTGGTCGGTGACTGGGTGCACATCTTCGGCGCCGGCACCGTGTTCAACCTGCGCGCCAGCTACACGTACTTCCTCGAGTGGAGCTACTCGGAGGAGTCGCTCGGCTTCGACTCCACGGAGTTCTGGCCGTCGAGCCTCGTGAGCCAGATGCCCAGCAAGGCCGTCAACGGCATCTTCCCCGTGATCAACATGGAGGAGTACGTCCAGCTGTCGCGCGGCTCGAGCCCGAACCGCAACCGCAACTACTCCCTGCAGCCGAACATCTCGATGACCCGCGGCAAGCACAACATCCGCGCCGGCCTCGACCTGCGTTCGACCAACGTCTTCAACGAGAACTACAACAACTCGGGCGGCAACATCTCGTTCACGCGGCAGTTCACGCGCAGCACCCTCAACAGCACGAGCGTACTGGAGGGCAACGCCTTCGCCTCGTTCCTGCTCGGCGCGCCGAGTGGCGGCAACGTCGACGTGAACCCCATGCCGCACTACAACTGGATGTACGTCGCGCCGTGGGTCCAGGACGACTGGCGGATCACCGACAAGCTGACGTTGAACCTCGGCTTCCGCTGGGACTACAACAGCGCCGTCAGCGAAGAGAACAACATGCTGAACTACGTGTTCGACCCGACGATCGTCAATCCGGTGTCGGCACGGGTGGGCCAGCAGGTCATGGGCGGCCTCACGTTCGCGGGCGTCAACGGCGCGCCCGAACAGCCGTACCGCCTCGACAAGAACAACTACCAGGCGCGTGCCGGCTTCGCCTACTCGCTCAACGACAAGACGGTCATCCGCGGCGGGTACGGCAAGTTCTTCCTCAACCCGACGACGCAGGGGTACAACGCGGGCTTCAGCAACAGCACGCCGCTGATCGCGTCCAACGACGGCGGCCGCACGCCGACCTACAACCTGTCCAACCCGTGGCCGAGCGGCATCCAGGACGCACCGGGCAACTCCCTCGGGGCGCTGACGTTCCTCGGGCGCAACCCGAACTTCGTCAACCCCGACTTCATCGTGCCCAACGTCCACCAGTTCTCGATCGGCTTCCAGCGTGAGCTGCCCTGGCGCATCTCGCTCGACGTCACGTACGCCGGCAGCCGGAGCTACGACCTCGAGGGCAACTGGGGCGGGTACAACGAGCCCTCCGCGGAGTTCCAGGCCCGCTGCGACGTGACGCTGGGCGGCAGCCGCACGTTCTGTGACCAGCAGATCCCGAACCCGTACTTCGGCGTCCCCGGCTTCGAGGGCACCAACCGCTTCACCGCGGCCAACCTGTCGCGCTTCGAGCTGGCGCGGCCGTACAACGCGTTCGGCGGCATCACCCAGAGCCAGCAGAACCTCGGCAAGATGCAGTACGACTCGTTCCAGTTCGTCGCCAACAAGCGCATGGCCAAGGGCGTGACCGTCAACGTCGGCTACACGTACGTGCCGCGCTGGACCGAGACGGGCGCCAACCAGTCGGGTGGCACCGTCGGCGACGCATTCGTGGACAACGTCTCGCGGTTGCTGCACGAGGGGCCGTACTACTCGCACCGCGAGCACCGCGTCGTCGCCACCGGCGTGTGGGAACTGCCGTGGTACCGCGGCGAGAAGAGCGTCCTCGGCTACCTGCTCGGCGGCTGGTCGGTGGCGCCGGCTTTCGTCTACCAGACCGGCCAGCCGTGGAACATGCCCGGCAACATCGACCTCGCGCCGGGTGTCAACCTCAAGGACGTCGCGCTGGCCGGCAAGAAGGACGGCCAGTTCATCTACGGCGTGAAGCCCTGCGTCGCGCAGCGCAATGCGACCACCGGCAACTACGACCTGCTGTCGGTGTCGCAGTCCTACGGCTGCACCCAGCCGTACTTCCTGGTGCGTGAGGCGTTCCAGCGCCGGACCGCGATGTTCCGCTACGACGAGTTCCGCCGCCCCGGCTACTGGCAGGTGGACATGAACCTCGCCAAGACGACGCAGATCACCAACCGGCTGCGCTTCCAGTTCCGCCTCGAGGCGTTCAACCTGCTGAACAGCCCGATGTACGACGAGCGCGACTACAACCAGACGGTGACGTCGGCCGACTTCGGCCGGATCAACCGGAACGTCACCAGCCAGTCGAACTTCCAGCGCTTCATCCAGCTCGGCTTCCGCCTGATCTGGTAG
- the dcd gene encoding dCTP deaminase: MSIKSDRWIRRMALEHGMIEPFEDRQVREGVVSFGLSSYGYDIRVADEFKVFTNINNTVIDPKNFDPRSFVDIRTDVCIVPPNSFALARTIEYFRIPRDVLTVCLGKSTYARCGIIVNVTPFEPEWEGYVTLEISNTTPLPARIYANEGIAQVLFFQGDEPCEVSYADKKGKYLKQTGVTLPKL; encoded by the coding sequence ATGTCCATCAAGTCCGATCGCTGGATCCGTCGCATGGCCCTCGAACACGGCATGATCGAGCCGTTCGAGGACCGGCAGGTGCGCGAGGGCGTGGTGTCCTTCGGCCTGTCGTCGTACGGCTACGACATCCGCGTCGCCGACGAGTTCAAGGTCTTCACGAACATCAACAACACGGTGATCGATCCGAAGAACTTCGATCCCCGCAGCTTCGTGGACATCAGGACCGACGTCTGCATCGTGCCGCCGAACTCGTTCGCGCTGGCCCGCACGATCGAGTACTTCCGCATCCCGCGCGACGTGCTCACGGTGTGCCTCGGCAAGTCGACCTACGCCCGTTGCGGCATCATCGTCAACGTCACGCCGTTCGAGCCGGAATGGGAGGGCTACGTGACGCTGGAGATCAGCAACACGACGCCGCTGCCGGCCCGCATCTACGCCAACGAGGGCATCGCGCAGGTGCTGTTCTTCCAGGGCGACGAGCCCTGCGAAGTCTCCTACGCCGACAAGAAGGGGAAGTACCTCAAGCAGACCGGCGTCACGCTGCCGAAGCTGTGA
- a CDS encoding DUF2905 domain-containing protein, whose protein sequence is MGRSLVVVGLIIAGIGALMMLGVPLGRLPGDIVVSRGRGTFYFPIVTSIVLSILLTVLMSLFRR, encoded by the coding sequence ATGGGACGTTCCCTCGTCGTCGTCGGACTGATCATCGCGGGCATCGGTGCGCTGATGATGCTGGGGGTGCCGCTCGGGCGGCTCCCCGGCGACATCGTCGTCTCGCGCGGGCGGGGCACCTTCTACTTCCCGATCGTCACCTCCATCGTCCTCAGCATCCTGCTGACGGTGCTGATGTCGCTGTTCCGGCGGTAG
- the ndk gene encoding nucleoside-diphosphate kinase, with product MERTFAIIKPDAVKNAVIGRILARIEQEGFRIVAMRLQHLSKREAEGFYAVHKEKPFFGGLTDFMSSGPCVLLCLEAPDAIKKWRTLMGATNPANAEEGTLRKEFGASIDNNATHGSDAPETAAFELGYFFRGLEL from the coding sequence ATGGAACGTACCTTCGCCATCATCAAACCCGACGCCGTCAAGAACGCCGTCATCGGCCGCATCCTTGCCCGCATCGAGCAGGAGGGCTTCCGCATCGTCGCGATGCGGCTCCAGCACCTCTCCAAGCGCGAAGCCGAGGGCTTCTACGCCGTGCACAAGGAGAAGCCCTTCTTCGGCGGGCTGACCGACTTCATGTCGTCGGGCCCCTGCGTGCTCCTGTGCCTCGAGGCACCGGACGCGATCAAGAAGTGGCGCACGCTGATGGGGGCGACCAACCCGGCCAACGCCGAGGAGGGCACGCTGCGCAAGGAGTTCGGCGCCTCCATCGACAACAACGCCACCCACGGGTCGGATGCGCCGGAGACGGCCGCGTTCGAGCTGGGCTACTTCTTCCGCGGCCTGGAACTGTAG
- a CDS encoding 2-oxoacid:ferredoxin oxidoreductase subunit beta codes for MSTPAVPTPPKKVNRINLEAAAYRGAKTTLCAGCGHNAISERIIDAFYEMGVEPTRVMKFSGIGCSSKSPAYFLGTAHGFNSVHGRMPSVATGALLANKTMLGIGVSGDGDTGAIGVGQFVHLMRRNLPLIYIVEDNGCYGLTKGQFSPTADLGSTLKNGVVNDLPPIDLCALAIELGATFVARSFSGDKKQLLSILKAAIAHKGTCLIDVISPCVTFNDHEGSTKSYAYAKEHDEVVNEISFVPFFEDISVDYEEGSATPVKMHDGSTLILRKLESSHNPTDKLEARRTLHETMRRGEFATGIIYIEPDATDFLSLLNTVDEPLASLPISRTRPPRSVLDEVMEKHK; via the coding sequence GTGTCCACTCCCGCCGTCCCGACGCCGCCCAAGAAGGTCAACCGCATCAACCTCGAGGCCGCCGCCTATCGCGGCGCCAAGACGACGCTGTGCGCCGGGTGCGGCCACAACGCCATCAGCGAGCGCATCATCGACGCGTTCTACGAGATGGGCGTCGAGCCGACGCGGGTGATGAAGTTCTCGGGCATCGGTTGCTCGAGCAAGAGCCCCGCGTACTTCCTCGGCACCGCGCACGGCTTCAACTCCGTGCACGGTCGCATGCCGTCGGTGGCCACCGGCGCGTTGCTGGCCAACAAGACGATGCTCGGCATCGGCGTGAGCGGCGACGGCGACACCGGCGCCATCGGCGTCGGGCAGTTCGTGCACCTGATGCGCCGCAACCTGCCCCTCATCTACATCGTCGAGGACAACGGCTGCTACGGGCTCACCAAGGGGCAGTTCTCGCCGACGGCCGACCTCGGGAGCACGCTCAAGAACGGCGTGGTCAACGACCTGCCGCCGATCGACCTCTGCGCCCTGGCCATCGAGCTCGGCGCGACGTTCGTGGCGCGATCGTTCTCGGGCGACAAGAAGCAGCTGCTGTCGATCCTGAAGGCGGCCATCGCGCACAAGGGCACCTGCCTCATCGACGTGATCTCGCCGTGCGTGACCTTCAACGACCACGAAGGCTCCACCAAGAGCTACGCGTACGCCAAGGAACACGACGAGGTCGTCAACGAGATCAGCTTCGTGCCGTTCTTCGAGGACATCTCGGTGGACTACGAGGAGGGCAGCGCGACGCCGGTGAAGATGCACGACGGCTCGACGCTCATCCTGCGCAAGCTGGAGTCGTCGCACAACCCCACCGACAAGCTCGAGGCGCGCCGCACGCTGCACGAGACCATGCGGCGCGGCGAGTTCGCGACCGGCATCATCTACATCGAGCCGGACGCGACCGACTTCCTCAGCCTGCTCAACACGGTGGACGAGCCGCTCGCCAGCCTCCCGATCTCGAGGACGCGCCCGCCCAGGTCGGTGCTCGACGAGGTCATGGAGAAGCACAAGTGA